A window of the Streptomyces griseochromogenes genome harbors these coding sequences:
- a CDS encoding FAD-dependent oxidoreductase, with product MLRVAVVGSGPSGCYTAQTLVQQDPEVRVDVLDRLPCPYGLVRYGVAPDHEKIKSLQGSLRTVLEHDRVRFLGGVRVGGPGGLPVPRLRELYHAVVYCVGAATDRHLGIPGEELPGSWSATEFVSWYSAHPDAADAGYVRGVRSAVVIGVGNVAVDVTRMLVRGAGELRPTDMPQAALDTLAASGVAEVHMVGRRGPSQARFTTKELRELGGLPDTEVTVDPGELALDPGYTDSSALPAVQRRNVEALRRWAAEPPRRAARRIRLRFFLRPVELLADGGRVAAVRFERTVPDGRGGVTGTGRYEDVPAQLVLRSVGYRGVPLEGLPFDTASGTVPHREGRVLREGVASPGEYVAGWIKRGPTGVIGTNRPCAKETATSLLADAPGLVRRQVPEDPLAALRAAGVEPVPWSGWLAIEHAEAELGARLGRSVVKLADWDALLGAARSA from the coding sequence GTGCTGCGTGTCGCCGTCGTCGGCTCCGGGCCGAGCGGATGCTACACCGCCCAGACCCTGGTCCAGCAGGATCCCGAAGTGCGGGTGGACGTGCTGGACCGGCTGCCGTGCCCCTACGGCCTGGTGCGCTACGGCGTCGCCCCGGACCACGAGAAGATCAAGTCCCTGCAGGGCAGCCTGCGCACGGTGCTGGAGCACGACCGGGTGCGCTTCCTCGGCGGGGTCCGGGTCGGCGGACCCGGCGGACTGCCCGTCCCCCGGCTGCGGGAGCTGTACCACGCGGTCGTGTACTGCGTGGGTGCCGCCACCGACCGCCACCTCGGGATCCCCGGTGAGGAGCTGCCGGGCAGCTGGTCGGCGACCGAGTTCGTGTCCTGGTACAGCGCGCACCCGGACGCCGCCGACGCGGGGTATGTGCGCGGCGTCCGGTCGGCGGTCGTCATCGGCGTGGGCAACGTGGCCGTGGACGTGACCCGGATGCTGGTGCGGGGCGCCGGTGAACTGCGTCCGACGGACATGCCGCAGGCGGCGCTGGACACGCTGGCGGCGAGCGGGGTCGCCGAGGTCCACATGGTCGGCCGGCGCGGCCCCTCGCAGGCCCGTTTCACCACCAAGGAGCTGCGCGAGCTCGGCGGTCTGCCGGACACCGAAGTGACCGTGGATCCGGGCGAGTTGGCGCTCGATCCGGGATACACCGACTCCTCCGCGCTGCCCGCAGTGCAGCGCCGCAACGTGGAGGCGCTGCGCCGCTGGGCGGCCGAACCGCCCCGGCGGGCGGCCCGCAGGATAAGACTCCGGTTCTTCCTGCGGCCCGTGGAACTGCTCGCGGACGGCGGCCGGGTGGCTGCCGTGCGCTTCGAGCGGACGGTTCCGGACGGGCGCGGCGGGGTGACCGGCACCGGCCGGTACGAGGACGTGCCGGCCCAGCTGGTGCTGCGCTCGGTGGGCTATCGCGGAGTGCCGCTGGAGGGGCTGCCGTTCGACACGGCGAGCGGCACCGTGCCGCACCGGGAGGGCCGCGTCCTGCGCGAGGGGGTCGCCTCCCCGGGCGAGTACGTCGCCGGATGGATCAAGCGCGGTCCGACGGGCGTCATCGGCACCAACCGGCCGTGCGCCAAGGAGACCGCGACCTCGCTGCTGGCCGACGCGCCCGGGCTGGTACGCCGTCAGGTCCCGGAGGATCCGCTCGCGGCGCTGCGGGCGGCGGGCGTCGAGCCGGTGCCGTGGTCGGGCTGGCTGGCGATCGAGCACGCCGAGGCCGAGCTGGGGGCGCGGCTGGGGCGGAGCGTGGTCAAGCTGGCCGACTGGGACGCGCTGCTCGGGGCGGCGCGGTCCGCCTAG
- a CDS encoding HAD family hydrolase has translation MTAVLFDFSGTLFRVESTGSWLRAVLEEAGLTLSEPELADTAKALEAAGALPGGADPVEVPADLAGLWAVRDESARLHRAAYTGLSRRVTLPDPGLHDALYERHMSPIAWSPYPDAAEVLRTLRERGIGVGVVSNIGWDLRPVFREHGLDAYVDAYVLSYEHGAQKPDPRLFSAACAELGADPRQVLMVGDNRVADGGAAALGCRVHFVDHLPVAQRPDALLPVLDLMG, from the coding sequence ATGACTGCCGTGCTCTTCGATTTCTCGGGAACCCTGTTCCGCGTCGAGTCCACCGGGTCCTGGCTGCGGGCCGTGCTGGAGGAGGCCGGTCTGACGCTGTCCGAGCCCGAACTCGCCGACACCGCGAAGGCCTTGGAGGCGGCAGGTGCGCTGCCGGGCGGGGCGGACCCCGTCGAGGTGCCGGCGGACCTCGCCGGTCTGTGGGCGGTGCGGGACGAGAGCGCACGGCTGCACCGGGCCGCCTACACCGGACTGTCCCGGCGCGTCACGCTCCCCGACCCCGGCCTGCACGACGCGCTGTACGAGCGGCACATGTCCCCCATCGCCTGGTCCCCGTACCCGGACGCCGCCGAGGTGCTGCGCACGCTGCGCGAGCGCGGCATCGGTGTCGGCGTGGTCAGCAACATCGGCTGGGACCTGCGCCCGGTCTTCCGCGAGCACGGTCTCGACGCGTATGTGGACGCCTATGTGCTGTCGTACGAACACGGCGCGCAGAAGCCTGACCCGCGGCTCTTCTCGGCCGCCTGCGCGGAACTGGGCGCCGATCCGCGGCAGGTGCTGATGGTCGGGGACAACAGAGTGGCGGACGGCGGTGCGGCCGCGCTGGGCTGCCGTGTGCACTTCGTGGACCATCTGCCGGTGGCACAGCGCCCCGACGCGCTGCTGCCGGTCCTGGACCTGATGGGTTGA
- a CDS encoding DUF5134 domain-containing protein, with amino-acid sequence MHEPTSAAWLLVAVCAATGGYCLLRMRSTVEEQRRSAGGEALMGFGMAAMAVPATVFTPPGWAWPLYAAVFGAAALRGLWAARGGPHHLHHLVGTAAMIYMSLVMAASPASHHHSHTAAGVPLVTGALLLYFTGYVLVSGARLVPAAAPPGGTVAPRWGDRPELARACRLSMGIGMVAMLLTM; translated from the coding sequence GTGCACGAACCGACGTCGGCGGCCTGGCTGCTGGTCGCGGTGTGCGCGGCGACCGGGGGCTACTGTCTGCTGCGGATGCGCAGCACGGTCGAGGAGCAGCGCCGGTCCGCGGGCGGCGAGGCTCTGATGGGGTTCGGCATGGCCGCGATGGCCGTGCCCGCCACGGTGTTCACCCCGCCGGGATGGGCATGGCCGCTGTACGCGGCCGTGTTCGGCGCGGCGGCGCTGCGCGGCCTGTGGGCCGCGCGCGGCGGCCCGCACCATCTGCACCATCTGGTGGGGACGGCGGCGATGATCTACATGTCCCTCGTCATGGCGGCCTCCCCCGCCTCCCACCACCACTCGCACACCGCCGCCGGAGTCCCGCTGGTGACGGGCGCGCTCCTGCTCTACTTCACCGGCTATGTCCTGGTGTCCGGAGCCCGTCTCGTGCCCGCTGCCGCCCCCCCTGGCGGGACGGTGGCACCACGCTGGGGAGACCGTCCCGAGCTGGCGCGGGCGTGCCGGCTGTCGATGGGGATAGGCATGGTCGCGATGCTGCTCACGATGTGA
- a CDS encoding DUF6214 family protein, with translation MSVRPAWKVREHGGATSWFHVGLAFPDGARVDAVAVVTARCVSIEDIKAQPALSLADLTVLADWIEEPLFEACGVVAEGSYDGFADEPAGPAGGRRARPPWPRGIEGCRLAAQKYRAAQEEGADPVLAVMCATGHSRRRSLGLIAQARDAGFLAPRRARR, from the coding sequence GTGTCGGTGCGGCCCGCGTGGAAGGTGCGGGAGCACGGGGGCGCCACGTCCTGGTTCCATGTCGGGCTGGCCTTCCCCGACGGGGCGCGCGTGGACGCCGTGGCCGTGGTGACCGCGCGCTGCGTGTCCATCGAGGACATCAAGGCGCAGCCGGCCCTGTCCCTCGCCGACCTGACCGTGCTCGCCGACTGGATCGAGGAGCCTCTGTTCGAGGCGTGCGGGGTCGTGGCCGAGGGGTCGTACGACGGCTTCGCCGACGAGCCTGCCGGGCCCGCGGGAGGGCGGCGCGCCCGACCGCCCTGGCCGCGGGGTATCGAAGGGTGCCGGCTCGCCGCCCAGAAGTACCGCGCGGCCCAGGAGGAGGGCGCCGATCCGGTCCTCGCGGTGATGTGCGCGACCGGGCACAGCCGCCGGCGCTCCCTCGGGCTGATCGCCCAGGCGCGGGACGCCGGTTTCCTGGCGCCTCGGCGCGCCAGGCGGTGA
- a CDS encoding ArsR/SmtB family transcription factor produces MTSPAAGRDLPHPDREEIRLEAVLHALSDPMRLRIVCELAAEGAELSCSHFDLPVTKSTTTHHFRVLRESGVVRQVYRGTAKMNGLRRDDLDDLFPGLLDSLLAAAGRQHLRLGDRP; encoded by the coding sequence GTGACCAGTCCTGCCGCCGGGCGTGATCTTCCCCATCCGGACCGGGAGGAGATCAGGCTGGAGGCCGTGCTGCACGCGCTCTCCGATCCGATGCGGCTGCGGATCGTGTGCGAACTGGCCGCCGAGGGTGCGGAGTTGTCCTGTTCCCATTTCGACCTGCCGGTGACCAAGTCCACCACCACGCACCACTTCCGGGTGCTGCGCGAGAGCGGGGTCGTCCGGCAGGTCTACCGGGGCACGGCCAAGATGAACGGCCTGCGCCGGGACGACCTAGACGACCTCTTCCCGGGACTGCTCGACAGCCTCCTCGCCGCCGCCGGACGGCAGCACCTGCGACTCGGTGACCGACCCTGA
- a CDS encoding M56 family metallopeptidase yields the protein MMVPVALLLLGALTAVMAPRLLARADWQDREPVVALWVWQCVVAAVLVCCALSMTLSAAAAWQAVRGHVFGTAPRAVVDAYALGAADPWAATIAVALACGGLWSLAMLVREVVRARARRRLRRSELLVRAPLLPGEEPAGGRLVVLEGERPDAWWLPGTAPRLVITTAALRRLKGRQLDALLAHEQEHDRARHDWLLHCSGALAGGFPQVPVFAAFRDEMHRLVELAADDTASRRFGRLTTALALVELNEDRGVFGPSPTPHAHVPQRVHRLLTPPDRLPALRRLRLTATAALVPVLPVLVALVPGLRALG from the coding sequence ATGATGGTCCCCGTGGCACTGCTGCTGCTCGGCGCCCTGACCGCCGTCATGGCCCCACGGCTGCTCGCCCGGGCCGACTGGCAGGACCGTGAGCCGGTGGTCGCCCTGTGGGTGTGGCAGTGCGTGGTGGCGGCCGTCTTGGTGTGCTGCGCGCTGTCGATGACGCTCAGCGCCGCGGCGGCCTGGCAGGCGGTGCGCGGGCATGTGTTCGGTACGGCTCCGCGAGCGGTCGTGGACGCATACGCCCTCGGCGCGGCCGATCCATGGGCGGCGACCATCGCGGTGGCCCTCGCCTGCGGCGGACTGTGGAGTCTGGCGATGCTGGTGCGCGAGGTCGTACGGGCTCGGGCGCGGCGACGCCTGCGGCGCTCCGAACTCCTCGTGCGCGCACCGCTGTTGCCGGGCGAGGAGCCGGCGGGCGGACGGCTGGTGGTGCTGGAGGGCGAGCGCCCCGACGCCTGGTGGCTGCCCGGAACGGCTCCCCGGCTCGTCATCACCACGGCCGCCCTGCGCCGCCTGAAGGGGCGTCAACTCGATGCCCTGCTCGCCCATGAGCAGGAACACGACCGGGCCCGGCACGACTGGCTGCTGCACTGTTCGGGCGCGCTGGCCGGCGGGTTCCCGCAGGTGCCGGTGTTCGCGGCGTTCCGCGACGAGATGCACCGCCTGGTCGAGCTGGCCGCCGACGACACGGCCTCCCGACGTTTCGGCCGCCTGACCACCGCGCTGGCTCTGGTCGAACTCAACGAGGACCGAGGCGTGTTCGGCCCCTCTCCCACCCCGCACGCACATGTCCCGCAGCGCGTGCACCGGCTGCTGACTCCCCCGGACCGCCTCCCGGCGCTGCGCCGGCTGCGCCTGACGGCCACGGCCGCGCTCGTCCCGGTCCTCCCGGTACTGGTGGCACTGGTACCGGGCCTGCGGGCACTGGGCTAG
- a CDS encoding FUSC family protein, translated as MSSATPWTRHRLPLVGALRLGRPSDIWFKPALSAVAAVAPPNLTLLALGRLDLAVYTMAGSLCALYGHNRPYAARARALVWTVLGMVGGLAVALVAASLTDNAVVLVTVGALMAAAQKAVCDATRIGPPANVVLTFISSASLFAPQRLGQVPGHVGLALAAGAWAWLICMAPGLLRPHGPERRATAQALNTAAAYAETGGTGDGHARARAASAAAVHAARQYLPTAGARPDHTRRALAQLLVRAEVALAAPADADPERLRAWARELRGTGRIPRAEPLGDAAGELLGADSEPACPRAPLRHRLAPLAPLAARTAIGCALAGYASLALGVGRPYWALVTAASLYQANVTLTWSRGVQRVVGNLVGVLVFAAIAPLAHLHPAALVLCCLAFNFGAEALIGRNYWLGSVCVTPMALLVTEFARSQDPGRLITERVADTLVGALVGFVAAVAVTNRRAGDRVEHALTAVERARELAARLLAEPHPAPRALETARRTLAAALVDLRATADAALGEWWQRALPEERVVLAEQAGHRTLAATVRRQGLVPLEQDSGRTTEDIRP; from the coding sequence ATGAGCAGTGCGACCCCCTGGACCCGCCACCGTCTTCCCCTCGTCGGAGCGCTCCGCCTCGGGCGGCCCTCCGACATCTGGTTCAAGCCCGCGCTGAGCGCGGTCGCCGCGGTCGCCCCGCCCAACCTGACCCTGCTGGCACTGGGCCGCCTCGACCTCGCCGTGTACACGATGGCCGGATCCCTGTGCGCGCTCTACGGCCACAACAGGCCCTACGCGGCCCGGGCCCGCGCCCTCGTCTGGACCGTCCTCGGCATGGTGGGCGGCCTCGCCGTCGCCCTGGTCGCGGCGTCGCTCACCGACAACGCCGTCGTGCTGGTCACCGTCGGCGCGCTCATGGCGGCCGCGCAGAAGGCGGTGTGCGACGCCACCCGCATCGGCCCGCCGGCGAACGTGGTGCTCACCTTCATCAGCTCCGCCTCCCTGTTCGCGCCGCAACGCCTCGGCCAGGTTCCCGGCCACGTCGGACTCGCCCTGGCGGCGGGCGCCTGGGCCTGGCTGATCTGCATGGCACCCGGGCTGCTGCGCCCGCACGGCCCCGAGCGCCGCGCGACCGCCCAGGCCCTGAACACCGCCGCCGCGTACGCGGAAACGGGCGGCACCGGCGACGGCCACGCCCGGGCCCGCGCCGCGAGCGCCGCCGCCGTCCACGCCGCCCGGCAGTACCTGCCGACCGCGGGCGCCCGCCCCGACCACACCCGCCGCGCCCTCGCACAGCTCCTCGTGCGCGCCGAGGTCGCCCTCGCGGCCCCCGCCGACGCCGACCCCGAGCGGCTGCGGGCCTGGGCCCGCGAGCTGCGCGGCACCGGCCGGATCCCGCGGGCCGAGCCCCTCGGCGACGCGGCCGGTGAACTCCTCGGCGCGGACAGTGAACCGGCCTGCCCGCGCGCCCCGTTGCGGCACCGGCTCGCCCCGCTCGCCCCCCTCGCCGCCCGTACCGCGATCGGCTGCGCCCTCGCCGGCTACGCCTCCCTCGCGCTCGGTGTCGGCCGCCCCTACTGGGCCCTGGTCACCGCGGCCTCCCTCTACCAGGCGAACGTCACCCTCACCTGGAGCCGGGGCGTCCAGCGCGTCGTCGGCAACCTGGTCGGCGTCCTGGTCTTCGCCGCCATCGCCCCGCTCGCCCACCTCCACCCGGCCGCCCTGGTGCTGTGCTGCCTCGCCTTCAACTTCGGCGCCGAGGCACTGATCGGCCGCAACTACTGGCTCGGCAGCGTGTGCGTCACGCCGATGGCCCTGCTCGTCACCGAGTTCGCCCGCAGCCAGGACCCCGGCCGGCTGATCACCGAGCGGGTCGCGGACACCCTCGTCGGCGCGCTGGTCGGCTTCGTGGCGGCCGTGGCCGTCACCAACCGGCGCGCGGGCGACCGCGTCGAGCACGCGCTGACCGCCGTCGAACGCGCCCGCGAACTGGCCGCCCGCCTGCTCGCCGAGCCGCACCCCGCACCCCGCGCCCTAGAGACCGCCCGCCGCACCCTCGCCGCCGCACTGGTCGACCTGCGCGCCACGGCGGACGCCGCCTTGGGCGAATGGTGGCAGCGCGCCCTGCCCGAGGAGCGGGTCGTGCTCGCCGAACAGGCCGGACACCGTACGCTCGCCGCGACGGTACGACGCCAGGGGCTCGTCCCTCTGGAACAGGACTCGGGCAGGACGACGGAGGACATACGGCCATGA
- a CDS encoding phosphatase PAP2 family protein: MRRQPTKAPPRPPAHRTAALAAAVLALASALLLTLVAIRWHPLVALDGTVARRTHRWAVREPGLTHTFRILTDWVWDPLTMRLVCAAAAVWLVWRRAAWWTALWLAVTVAVSTLVQQSVKAGVDRPRPTWPDPVDSAHYAAFPSGHAMTATVVCGLLLRLLNRFGADRFLWRAAVTVAVVSVAGVGLTRVWLGVHWPSDVVGGWLFGALVVAVAVAVYEWPRGGRARPPRR; this comes from the coding sequence ATGCGCCGTCAGCCCACGAAGGCCCCGCCGCGCCCGCCGGCCCACCGCACGGCGGCGCTCGCGGCGGCCGTGCTCGCCCTCGCTTCCGCGCTGCTCCTGACGCTCGTCGCGATCCGGTGGCATCCGCTGGTCGCCCTGGACGGCACCGTCGCCCGCCGCACCCACCGCTGGGCCGTGCGCGAACCCGGTCTCACCCACACCTTCCGCATCCTGACGGACTGGGTCTGGGATCCGCTGACCATGCGCCTGGTGTGCGCGGCCGCCGCGGTGTGGCTGGTGTGGCGCCGGGCGGCCTGGTGGACGGCGCTGTGGCTGGCGGTCACCGTCGCCGTGTCCACGCTCGTGCAGCAGTCCGTGAAGGCGGGCGTCGACCGGCCCCGCCCTACCTGGCCCGATCCCGTCGACAGCGCGCACTACGCGGCCTTTCCTTCCGGACACGCCATGACGGCCACCGTCGTCTGCGGACTCCTGCTGCGGCTGCTGAACCGCTTCGGCGCGGACCGCTTTCTGTGGCGTGCGGCCGTGACCGTGGCCGTCGTCTCGGTGGCCGGTGTGGGCCTGACCCGGGTGTGGCTGGGCGTCCACTGGCCCTCGGACGTCGTGGGCGGCTGGCTGTTCGGGGCGCTGGTGGTGGCGGTGGCCGTGGCGGTGTACGAGTGGCCGCGGGGCGGCCGGGCGCGGCCGCCGCGCCGGTAG
- a CDS encoding TetR/AcrR family transcriptional regulator, with translation MSPRSASVNEELRRRSRERLLQAAVELVDEHGFEATTLADIADRAGSARGLVSYYFPGKRQLVQSAVHRLMHRTLEEALEREPHTEDGRERLARAIDAVLGLARDRPVLMRQHMAGLLQAEGFVQCPEQRRLSELLIDTVARYGSEDVAADYPLLRALLMGAVYAALVPGVPMPVPALRAELFERYGLEWELGTPPGSDRDAEAGREQDLSRFFATEERAD, from the coding sequence ATGTCCCCGCGCAGCGCCTCGGTCAATGAAGAGTTGCGGCGACGTTCCCGGGAGCGGCTGCTACAGGCCGCGGTCGAGCTGGTCGACGAGCACGGGTTCGAGGCCACCACGCTGGCCGACATCGCGGACCGGGCGGGTTCGGCGCGCGGGCTGGTGTCGTACTACTTCCCAGGAAAGCGCCAGTTGGTGCAGTCAGCCGTGCACCGGTTGATGCACCGCACGCTGGAGGAGGCACTCGAGCGGGAGCCGCACACCGAGGACGGGCGGGAGCGGCTGGCCCGGGCCATCGACGCGGTCCTCGGACTCGCCCGCGACCGGCCGGTGCTCATGCGCCAGCACATGGCGGGGCTGCTCCAGGCCGAGGGCTTCGTGCAGTGCCCGGAACAGCGGCGGCTGTCGGAGCTGCTGATCGACACGGTCGCCCGGTACGGCTCCGAGGACGTGGCGGCCGACTATCCCCTGCTGCGTGCCCTGCTGATGGGAGCGGTGTACGCGGCGCTGGTGCCGGGGGTGCCGATGCCCGTCCCGGCCCTGCGCGCCGAGCTCTTCGAGCGGTACGGGCTCGAGTGGGAACTGGGCACGCCCCCGGGGAGCGACAGGGATGCGGAGGCCGGGCGGGAGCAGGATCTGTCGCGGTTCTTCGCGACGGAGGAACGGGCCGATTAG
- a CDS encoding nucleobase:cation symporter-2 family protein, with amino-acid sequence MATTADVHPVDEIPPARQLAAFGLQHVLAMYAGAVAVPLIVGGAMKLSPADLAYLITADLLVCGIATLIQCVGFWRFGVRLPIMQGCTFAAVSPMVLIGTTGGGLPAIYGSVIVAGLAIVLLAPVFGRLLRFFPPLVTGTVILIIGASLLPVAGDWAAGGAGAKDFGEPRNLALAGFVLAVVLGVQRFAPVFLGRIAVLIGIAAGLAAAVPFGFTDFSGVGDADWVGISTPFHFGAPAFKASAIVSMLVVALVSMTETTGDLIAVGELTGRKVEPRTLADGLRADGLSTVLGGVFNTFPYTAYAQNVGLVGMTRVRSRWVVAAAGAILVLLGLLPKLGAVVAAIPAPVLGGAGLVMFGTVAASGLRTLARVDFKGNDNLTVVAVSVAVGMLPVGVPTVYAKFPDWFQTVMNSGISAGCLTAIALNLLFNHLPARAGSGSVTESQVLPSGGGEEAVEQSREEVV; translated from the coding sequence ATGGCCACGACCGCAGACGTCCACCCCGTCGACGAGATACCACCGGCACGGCAGCTGGCGGCCTTCGGCCTGCAGCATGTGCTCGCGATGTACGCGGGCGCCGTCGCGGTGCCGCTGATCGTGGGCGGTGCGATGAAGCTGTCGCCCGCCGACCTGGCGTATCTGATCACCGCCGACCTGCTGGTGTGCGGCATCGCCACGCTGATCCAGTGCGTCGGGTTCTGGCGGTTCGGCGTACGGCTGCCGATCATGCAGGGCTGTACGTTCGCGGCCGTGTCTCCGATGGTGCTGATCGGGACGACGGGCGGCGGACTGCCCGCGATCTACGGCTCGGTGATCGTCGCGGGGCTCGCGATCGTGCTGCTCGCACCGGTCTTCGGCCGGCTGCTGCGCTTCTTCCCGCCGTTGGTCACCGGCACGGTGATCCTGATCATCGGCGCTTCGCTGCTTCCGGTCGCGGGCGACTGGGCCGCCGGCGGCGCAGGTGCGAAGGACTTCGGGGAGCCGAGGAATCTGGCACTGGCGGGCTTCGTGCTGGCGGTCGTGCTCGGCGTGCAGCGGTTCGCGCCGGTGTTCCTCGGCCGGATCGCGGTCCTGATCGGCATCGCCGCGGGCCTGGCGGCGGCCGTACCCTTCGGGTTCACCGACTTCAGCGGGGTCGGGGACGCGGACTGGGTGGGGATCAGCACGCCGTTCCACTTCGGGGCTCCGGCGTTCAAGGCGTCGGCGATCGTGTCCATGCTGGTGGTGGCCCTGGTGTCGATGACCGAGACGACCGGTGACCTGATCGCGGTCGGCGAGCTGACCGGGCGGAAGGTCGAGCCGCGCACGCTGGCCGACGGGCTGCGCGCGGACGGCCTGTCGACCGTGCTCGGCGGCGTGTTCAACACCTTCCCGTACACGGCGTACGCGCAGAACGTGGGCCTGGTCGGGATGACCCGGGTACGCAGCCGCTGGGTGGTCGCGGCGGCCGGCGCCATCCTCGTCCTGCTCGGTCTGCTGCCCAAGCTGGGCGCGGTGGTCGCGGCGATTCCCGCGCCGGTGCTCGGCGGGGCGGGCCTGGTGATGTTCGGGACCGTCGCGGCGAGCGGGCTGCGGACGCTGGCCCGCGTCGACTTCAAGGGCAACGACAACCTGACGGTGGTGGCCGTCTCGGTGGCCGTCGGCATGCTTCCGGTGGGGGTGCCCACGGTCTACGCGAAGTTCCCCGACTGGTTCCAGACCGTGATGAACAGCGGCATCAGCGCGGGCTGCCTGACCGCGATCGCCCTGAACCTGCTGTTCAACCACCTTCCCGCGAGGGCTGGTTCAGGGTCGGTCACCGAGTCGCAGGTGCTGCCGTCCGGCGGCGGCGAGGAGGCTGTCGAGCAGTCCCGGGAAGAGGTCGTCTAG
- a CDS encoding aldo/keto reductase, producing the protein MRYTLFGRTGLRVSELALGAMTIGDDWGWGADKETSARLVDAYADAGGNFIDTANNYTEGSSERILGELLTGRRDSFVLASKYTCGTHDGDVNAAGSHRKNLVRSVEASLQRLRTDRLDVLWVHARDNFTPVEEVMRALDDLVRLGKVLYVGVSDWPAWEIAQANTLAELRGWTCFAGSQLRYNLLERTPERELLPQARAFDLAVFAWAPLAAGKLTAKYRRGETGRVAALGVETQAWEEDVIAAVVEIAEQGGWSPAQVALAWLRGRPGNVVPIVAATKEAQLADNLASTGVRLDTDAVARLDEMSAVPLGFPHDFLREPPVTRNVYGDRWHRIEDRRSTHRRTVHEVL; encoded by the coding sequence GTGCGTTACACGCTCTTCGGACGGACCGGTCTGCGCGTCAGCGAGCTGGCCCTCGGCGCGATGACCATCGGCGACGACTGGGGGTGGGGCGCGGACAAGGAGACCAGCGCCCGGCTCGTCGACGCCTATGCCGACGCGGGCGGCAATTTCATCGACACCGCGAACAACTACACGGAGGGCAGCTCGGAGCGCATCCTCGGCGAGCTGCTCACCGGTCGGCGCGACTCCTTCGTGCTGGCCAGCAAGTACACCTGCGGCACCCACGACGGGGACGTCAACGCGGCGGGCAGTCACCGCAAGAACCTGGTGCGGTCGGTCGAGGCGAGCCTGCAGCGGCTGCGCACGGACCGGCTCGACGTTCTGTGGGTGCACGCCCGCGACAACTTCACCCCCGTCGAGGAGGTGATGCGGGCCCTGGACGACCTGGTGCGCCTGGGGAAGGTGCTGTACGTCGGGGTCTCGGACTGGCCGGCGTGGGAGATCGCGCAGGCCAACACCCTCGCGGAGCTGCGCGGTTGGACCTGCTTCGCGGGCTCGCAGCTGCGCTACAACCTGCTGGAGCGCACTCCGGAGCGCGAACTCCTGCCGCAGGCACGGGCGTTCGACCTGGCCGTGTTCGCCTGGGCGCCGCTGGCGGCAGGCAAGCTCACCGCCAAGTACCGGCGCGGGGAGACCGGACGTGTCGCGGCCCTCGGGGTCGAGACGCAGGCGTGGGAGGAGGACGTCATCGCCGCCGTGGTGGAGATCGCCGAGCAGGGCGGCTGGAGCCCGGCGCAGGTGGCCCTCGCCTGGCTGCGCGGCCGCCCGGGGAACGTCGTACCGATCGTCGCGGCGACCAAGGAGGCGCAGCTGGCCGACAACCTGGCGAGCACGGGCGTCCGTCTCGACACCGACGCGGTGGCGCGCCTGGACGAGATGAGCGCCGTCCCGCTGGGCTTCCCGCACGACTTCCTGCGCGAGCCGCCCGTCACCCGCAACGTCTACGGCGACCGCTGGCACCGGATCGAGGACCGCCGCTCCACCCACCGCCGCACGGTGCACGAGGTGCTCTAG
- a CDS encoding MarR family winged helix-turn-helix transcriptional regulator translates to MTATNGRPGNGSEAPGGQQPGNGNDAEHADTVSAVVRQWRAVHPELDTGPMEVIGRINRCAALLQQAEDAPLRRAGLSRPEFDLLGALRRTGHELTPGDLVRETYSSGAAVTKRLKQLTERGLVERRGDTRDRRVAHVRLTDAGRDLVDGILPEQLAYETSVLSVLAPDGQGELAALLGDLLSRLEGRAGVLHA, encoded by the coding sequence ATGACGGCGACGAACGGGCGGCCGGGGAACGGGAGTGAGGCGCCGGGGGGACAGCAGCCGGGGAACGGGAACGACGCGGAGCACGCGGACACCGTCTCCGCCGTCGTCCGGCAGTGGCGGGCCGTGCACCCCGAGCTGGACACCGGACCCATGGAGGTCATCGGCCGGATCAACCGCTGCGCCGCCCTCCTGCAGCAGGCCGAGGACGCGCCGCTGCGCCGGGCCGGCCTCAGCCGCCCGGAGTTCGACCTGCTCGGCGCACTGCGCCGCACCGGCCACGAGCTGACCCCGGGGGATCTGGTCCGGGAGACCTACTCCTCCGGGGCGGCCGTCACCAAGCGGCTCAAGCAGCTGACCGAACGCGGACTGGTGGAGCGGCGCGGCGACACCCGGGACCGGCGCGTGGCCCATGTCCGTCTCACCGACGCCGGCCGCGACCTGGTCGACGGCATCCTCCCCGAGCAACTCGCGTACGAGACATCCGTGTTGTCCGTCCTCGCCCCGGACGGCCAGGGTGAACTGGCCGCACTGCTCGGTGATCTGCTCAGCCGCCTGGAGGGCCGGGCGGGCGTCCTGCACGCCTGA